A region of Vitis riparia cultivar Riparia Gloire de Montpellier isolate 1030 chromosome 1, EGFV_Vit.rip_1.0, whole genome shotgun sequence DNA encodes the following proteins:
- the LOC117917284 gene encoding E3 ubiquitin-protein ligase AIRP2 isoform X1 gives MYSMPMLSAAVVDHNFTAVQIEGKHVAPFGFPYFGMISQMAAAIPRGKGGARLQMKLAYNPLAPVFLFLLQWMDCSCMCLLPKYLDLFHILIYKVYTDGRPNISAHGRKATIRDFYAVILPSLQRIHGNIMELDNDEDGHPEIETYGKKRTEEDGRLSNMDLKREDECGICLEPCTKMVLPNCCHAMCINCYRDWNTRSESCPFCRGSIKRVNSEDLWVLTCGDDVVNTETVCREDLLRFYLYIHQLPKHYPDALFLVYYEYLI, from the exons ATGTACAGCATGCCAATGCTTT CAGCTGCAGTGGTGGATCATAATTTTACTGCTGTGCAAATTGAGGGGAAACATGTAGCCCCATTTGGGTTTCCGTACTTTGGAATGATTTCTCAAAT GGCTGCTGCAATTCCAAGAGGGAAGGGTGGTGCTCGACTTCAAATGAAATTAGCATACAATCCCTTGGCGCcagtctttttgtttttgctcCAGTGGATGGATTGTTCATGCATGTGCCTACTCCCCAAGTATCTCGATCTCTTCCACATACTCATTTACAAG GTATACACAGATGGGAGGCCGAATATATCTGCACATGGAAGGAAGGCAACTATTAGGGACTTCTATG CTGTCATATTACCTTCTCTTCAACGTATCCATGGTAACATAATGGAGCTGGATAATGATGAAGATGGCCATCCTGAAATAGAGACGTACGGCAAGAAAAGAACAGAAGAAGATGGCAGGCTTTCCAATATGGATTTGAAAAGGGAAGATGAATGTGGAATTTGTTTGGAGCCTTGCACCAAAATGGTCTTGCCTAATTGCTGTCATGCAATGTGCATCAACTGCTACCGTGACTG GAACACAAGATCAGAGTCCTGCCCCTTTTGTCGTGGCAGCATAAAGAGAGTTAATTCAGAAGACTTATGGGTTCTCACTTGTGGTGACGATGTGGTCAACACAGAAACAGTTTGCAGGGAAGATTTATTGCGCTTCTACCTCTATATCCACCAGCTCCCAAAACACTACCCGGATGCTCTTTTCTTAGTGTATTATGAATACTTAATATGA
- the LOC117917284 gene encoding E3 ubiquitin-protein ligase AIRP2 isoform X3 → MEVVHYQLARCSYQDSIKVLEADVQHANALAAAIPRGKGGARLQMKLAYNPLAPVFLFLLQWMDCSCMCLLPKYLDLFHILIYKVYTDGRPNISAHGRKATIRDFYAVILPSLQRIHGNIMELDNDEDGHPEIETYGKKRTEEDGRLSNMDLKREDECGICLEPCTKMVLPNCCHAMCINCYRDWNTRSESCPFCRGSIKRVNSEDLWVLTCGDDVVNTETVCREDLLRFYLYIHQLPKHYPDALFLVYYEYLI, encoded by the exons ATGGAGGTGGTGCATTATCAGCTTGCTAGGTGTTCTTACCAAGATTCTATTAAGGTTCTGGAGGCTGATGTACAGCATGCCAATGCTTT GGCTGCTGCAATTCCAAGAGGGAAGGGTGGTGCTCGACTTCAAATGAAATTAGCATACAATCCCTTGGCGCcagtctttttgtttttgctcCAGTGGATGGATTGTTCATGCATGTGCCTACTCCCCAAGTATCTCGATCTCTTCCACATACTCATTTACAAG GTATACACAGATGGGAGGCCGAATATATCTGCACATGGAAGGAAGGCAACTATTAGGGACTTCTATG CTGTCATATTACCTTCTCTTCAACGTATCCATGGTAACATAATGGAGCTGGATAATGATGAAGATGGCCATCCTGAAATAGAGACGTACGGCAAGAAAAGAACAGAAGAAGATGGCAGGCTTTCCAATATGGATTTGAAAAGGGAAGATGAATGTGGAATTTGTTTGGAGCCTTGCACCAAAATGGTCTTGCCTAATTGCTGTCATGCAATGTGCATCAACTGCTACCGTGACTG GAACACAAGATCAGAGTCCTGCCCCTTTTGTCGTGGCAGCATAAAGAGAGTTAATTCAGAAGACTTATGGGTTCTCACTTGTGGTGACGATGTGGTCAACACAGAAACAGTTTGCAGGGAAGATTTATTGCGCTTCTACCTCTATATCCACCAGCTCCCAAAACACTACCCGGATGCTCTTTTCTTAGTGTATTATGAATACTTAATATGA
- the LOC117917276 gene encoding GDSL esterase/lipase At3g48460-like codes for MMHSNQILLPFAVFIFIFILCFSPSSAHNKTHTPSTPTPNPPPTSNPTPDPSSSVSYKGAFSKVYAFGDSYTDTGNARLLGGLTSFIGALMRNSPYCSSSSSSGLQNRLSDGKLVIDYLCEALSLPYLPPYKDTSLDFSHGVNFAVAGSTALSTDYYINNRVGQTLVWKDIPQTVQTQVNWFNKFLLNIECNGMNHQACKGQLENSLFWVGELGMYDYSRTYGSSVSIKWLIDLSVSSTCRLVKTLLDRGAKYIVVQSLPPTGCLPFDISLSPVSDHDNLGCADTANTVTQTHNELLQAKLAEQQKQYPDSIIAYADIWNAYYTVLKNPIQFGFSEPFKACCGCGKGELNFDLRSLCGARNTRVCSDPSKHITWDGVHLTEAMHHVLADLLLNKGYCKPSFDQLVKKKRSCTAN; via the exons ATGATGCATTCAAATCAAATCCTTCTCCCTTTTGCagtcttcatcttcatcttcatcttatGCTTCTCTCCTTCCTCTGCACACAACAAGACCCACACTCCTTCAACCCCTACTCCCAATCCCCCTCCTACTTCCAATCCCACACCTGATCCTTCTTCATCTGTAAGCTACAAAGGTGCCTTCTCCAAGGTTTATGCTTTTGGAGACTCCTACACCGACACTGGGAATGCCCGCTTGTTGGGTGGTCTCACCTCCTTCATTGGTGCTCTAATGAGAAACTCCCCCTACTGCTCCTCCAGCTCCAGCAGTGGGCTCCAGAATCGATTATCTGATGGCAAGCTGGTCATTGACTACCTCTGTGAAGCTCTATCCCTTCCTTACTTGCCACCCTACAAAGACACTTCTTTAGACTTCTCCCATGGTGTCAATTTTGCAGTAGCTGGCTCTACAGCTCTTTCAACTGACTATTATATAAACAACAGAGTTGGTCAGACCCTTGTTTGGAAAGACATACCTCAGACTGTGCAGACTCAAGTAAACTGGTTTAACAAGTTTCTCCTAAATATAGAATGTAATGGAATGAATCACCAAGCATGTAAGGGTCAGCTGGAGAATTCGCTCTTCTGGGTTGGTGAGCTGGGCATGTATGACTATTCTCGTACTTATGGATCTTCTGTTTCCATCAAGTGGCTCATAGATTTATCAGTTAGTAGTACCTGCAGGCTTGTGAAG ACATTGTTGGACAGGGGTGCAAAGTACATTGTGGTTCAAAGCCTTCCACCGACTGGGTGCCTCCCCTTTGACATTTCATTATCCCCAGTAAGTGATCACGATAATCTTGGGTGTGCTGATACTGCAAACACGGTCACACAAACCCACAATGAACTCCTTCAGGCCAAGTTGGCAGAACAACAGAAGCAGTACCCTGACAGCATTATTGCATATGCTGATATTTGGAATGCATACTACACAGTACTGAAAAATCCCATTCAGTTCGGATTTTCAGAGCCTTTCAAGGCATGCTGTGGATGTGGGAAAGGAGAGCTCAACTTTGACTTGCGTTCGTTGTGTGGTGCACGCAACACAAGAGTCTGCAGTGACCCCAGCAAGCACATCACCTGGGATGGGGTTCACCTCACAGAAGCCATGCATCATGTTTTAGCTGATCTCTTGTTAAATAAAGGTTACTGTAAACCATCATTCGATCAGCTAGTTAAGAAGAAAAGAAGTTGCACAGCTAACTAG
- the LOC117917284 gene encoding E3 ubiquitin-protein ligase AIRP2 isoform X2, which translates to MYSMPMLSAVVDHNFTAVQIEGKHVAPFGFPYFGMISQMAAAIPRGKGGARLQMKLAYNPLAPVFLFLLQWMDCSCMCLLPKYLDLFHILIYKVYTDGRPNISAHGRKATIRDFYAVILPSLQRIHGNIMELDNDEDGHPEIETYGKKRTEEDGRLSNMDLKREDECGICLEPCTKMVLPNCCHAMCINCYRDWNTRSESCPFCRGSIKRVNSEDLWVLTCGDDVVNTETVCREDLLRFYLYIHQLPKHYPDALFLVYYEYLI; encoded by the exons ATGTACAGCATGCCAATGCTTT CTGCAGTGGTGGATCATAATTTTACTGCTGTGCAAATTGAGGGGAAACATGTAGCCCCATTTGGGTTTCCGTACTTTGGAATGATTTCTCAAAT GGCTGCTGCAATTCCAAGAGGGAAGGGTGGTGCTCGACTTCAAATGAAATTAGCATACAATCCCTTGGCGCcagtctttttgtttttgctcCAGTGGATGGATTGTTCATGCATGTGCCTACTCCCCAAGTATCTCGATCTCTTCCACATACTCATTTACAAG GTATACACAGATGGGAGGCCGAATATATCTGCACATGGAAGGAAGGCAACTATTAGGGACTTCTATG CTGTCATATTACCTTCTCTTCAACGTATCCATGGTAACATAATGGAGCTGGATAATGATGAAGATGGCCATCCTGAAATAGAGACGTACGGCAAGAAAAGAACAGAAGAAGATGGCAGGCTTTCCAATATGGATTTGAAAAGGGAAGATGAATGTGGAATTTGTTTGGAGCCTTGCACCAAAATGGTCTTGCCTAATTGCTGTCATGCAATGTGCATCAACTGCTACCGTGACTG GAACACAAGATCAGAGTCCTGCCCCTTTTGTCGTGGCAGCATAAAGAGAGTTAATTCAGAAGACTTATGGGTTCTCACTTGTGGTGACGATGTGGTCAACACAGAAACAGTTTGCAGGGAAGATTTATTGCGCTTCTACCTCTATATCCACCAGCTCCCAAAACACTACCCGGATGCTCTTTTCTTAGTGTATTATGAATACTTAATATGA